From the Arthrobacter sp. PM3 genome, one window contains:
- a CDS encoding GNAT family N-acetyltransferase: MNRIHPVTLTGKYVVLEPLSQAHHDGLVAAVRDGELWKLWYTGVPGPEGMAAEIDRRLTLQEQGSMLPFATRRIDPATGGPGAVIGMTTYMNIDPVTPRVEIGSTWNAASTHGSGTNPDSKLLLLRHAFEILGCPAVEFRTHWLNHQSREAIARLGAKQDGVLRSHSRTGDGVLRDTVVFSILEHEWPMVRNGLEARLARSR, translated from the coding sequence GTGAACCGCATTCATCCCGTCACGCTCACCGGCAAGTATGTTGTCCTGGAACCGCTGAGCCAGGCGCACCACGACGGCCTCGTGGCCGCGGTCCGCGACGGCGAGCTGTGGAAGCTTTGGTACACCGGCGTCCCCGGGCCGGAGGGGATGGCCGCGGAAATCGACCGCCGGCTCACGCTCCAGGAACAGGGGTCCATGCTGCCCTTCGCCACGCGGCGGATCGATCCCGCTACCGGCGGGCCCGGCGCGGTCATCGGCATGACCACGTACATGAACATTGATCCGGTAACCCCGCGCGTTGAGATCGGATCCACCTGGAACGCCGCCTCCACGCACGGCAGCGGCACCAACCCGGATTCCAAGCTCCTGCTGCTGCGGCACGCGTTCGAGATTCTCGGCTGCCCGGCGGTCGAATTCCGGACCCACTGGCTCAACCACCAGTCCCGCGAAGCCATCGCCCGGCTGGGCGCCAAGCAGGACGGCGTCCTGCGCAGCCACTCCCGCACCGGGGACGGCGTGCTGCGGGACACGGTGGTGTTCTCCATCCTGGAACATGAATGGCCCATGGTCCGCAACGGCCTCGAAGCCCGGCTCGCGAGGTCCCGGTAA
- a CDS encoding SRPBCC family protein: MITVTGTVNSALDPARAFEYLSAFEHTPEWDPGTPVVDKLSEGPVAIGHRYHAEAEFRGKRQALTYEVIELTARRITLRGENKSVISVDTIDVSPAAAGCEVKYTAEFRLKGWLKVAEPFVRPAFRSLAGPAMDGMKSRLDSLAAA, from the coding sequence ATGATCACAGTTACCGGGACCGTCAACTCCGCCCTTGATCCCGCCAGGGCCTTCGAGTACCTCTCAGCGTTCGAGCACACCCCGGAGTGGGACCCCGGGACTCCTGTGGTGGACAAGCTTTCCGAGGGGCCGGTGGCCATAGGGCACCGGTACCACGCGGAGGCCGAGTTCCGGGGCAAGCGCCAGGCACTGACCTACGAGGTGATTGAACTGACAGCGCGCAGGATCACGCTGCGCGGCGAGAACAAGTCGGTCATCTCGGTGGACACCATTGACGTGTCGCCCGCTGCCGCCGGCTGCGAGGTGAAGTACACGGCGGAGTTCCGGCTCAAGGGCTGGCTCAAGGTCGCCGAACCCTTTGTCCGGCCGGCATTCCGTTCCCTTGCCGGCCCCGCCATGGACGGAATGAAGAGCAGGCTCGATTCCCTGGCAGCTGCTTGA
- the paaZ gene encoding phenylacetic acid degradation bifunctional protein PaaZ — translation MTTTAAPAVGTVAIVPSFIRGSWWTPDAASTAGAAPVLDASTGELLAKVSTEGLDLAAVVDYGRTTGQTELGKLTFHQRALKLKELAQYLNGRREEFYALSAQTGATKIDSMIDIDGGIGVLFTFGSKGRRELPNAQVVVDGPMEVLSRDGSFAGEHIYTRIPGVAVQINAFNFPVWGMLEKFAPAFIAGVPTIVKPATPTGYLAADVVKAIDESGILPAGSLQLVSGSVRTLLDHLDYRDLVAFTGSASTANTLKSHPNVVKGGVRFTSETDSLNAAILGPDAVKGTPEFDAFIKSLVTEMTAKAGQKCTSIRRAIVPQDLVSDVVAAVGERIAERVVVGDPRAEGVTMGALASLEQLADVRAAVQSMLDAGGELAYGTLDAPKVTSADGSVGVVEDGAFMSPVLLSWADPESEEVHSLEAFGPVSSVLGYTDLADAVRLAARGGGSLVASVCTNDPAVAQQLVTGIAAHHGRVLMLNREDARSSTGHGSPVPHLVHGGPGRAGGGEELGGIRSVMHHMQRTAIQGSPNMLTAVTGVWHTGADRNFTLETEGQHPFRKSLATLHIGDAVRSDLREVTLDEITKFANSTGDTFYAHTNQEAAEANPFFPGIVAHGYLLLAWGAGLFVEPAPGPVLANYGLENLRFITPVAAGDSIRVTLTAKKITPRETDEYGEVAWDAVLTNQHDDIVATYDVLTLVEK, via the coding sequence ATGACCACCACAGCCGCACCCGCAGTAGGCACTGTAGCGATCGTTCCCAGCTTCATCCGGGGTTCCTGGTGGACGCCGGACGCGGCGTCCACGGCCGGCGCAGCGCCGGTCCTGGACGCCAGCACCGGTGAGCTCCTTGCCAAGGTGAGCACCGAGGGACTCGACCTCGCCGCCGTCGTCGACTACGGCCGCACCACCGGCCAGACGGAACTGGGCAAGCTGACCTTCCACCAGCGCGCCCTCAAGCTCAAGGAACTGGCCCAGTACCTCAACGGCCGCCGTGAGGAGTTCTACGCGCTCTCCGCGCAGACCGGCGCCACGAAGATCGACTCCATGATCGACATCGACGGCGGCATCGGCGTCCTCTTCACGTTCGGCTCCAAGGGCCGGCGCGAGCTGCCCAACGCCCAGGTGGTGGTGGACGGGCCCATGGAGGTGCTGTCCCGGGACGGTTCCTTCGCCGGCGAGCACATCTACACCCGGATCCCGGGCGTGGCGGTGCAGATCAATGCCTTCAACTTCCCGGTCTGGGGGATGCTCGAAAAGTTCGCCCCGGCCTTCATCGCCGGCGTCCCCACCATCGTCAAGCCCGCCACCCCCACCGGTTACCTGGCCGCCGACGTGGTCAAGGCGATCGACGAGTCCGGGATCCTGCCCGCCGGCTCGCTGCAGCTCGTCTCGGGCTCCGTCCGGACCCTGCTGGACCACCTCGACTACCGCGACCTCGTCGCCTTCACGGGTTCGGCGTCGACGGCCAACACGCTCAAGTCCCACCCCAACGTGGTCAAGGGCGGCGTCCGCTTCACTTCCGAAACCGACTCCCTCAACGCCGCGATCCTGGGCCCGGACGCCGTCAAGGGCACGCCGGAATTCGACGCCTTCATCAAGTCCCTTGTCACCGAGATGACCGCCAAAGCCGGCCAGAAGTGCACCTCGATCCGCCGGGCGATCGTGCCCCAGGACCTCGTCTCCGACGTCGTCGCCGCCGTGGGGGAGCGCATCGCCGAACGCGTCGTCGTTGGCGATCCCCGTGCGGAGGGCGTCACGATGGGCGCGCTGGCCTCGCTCGAGCAGCTCGCCGATGTCCGCGCCGCCGTGCAGTCCATGCTCGACGCCGGCGGCGAGCTCGCCTACGGCACCCTCGACGCGCCCAAGGTCACCAGCGCGGACGGAAGCGTCGGCGTCGTCGAGGACGGGGCCTTCATGTCCCCGGTCCTGCTCAGCTGGGCCGACCCGGAGTCCGAGGAGGTCCACTCGCTGGAGGCGTTCGGCCCGGTGTCCTCGGTGCTCGGCTACACGGACCTGGCCGACGCCGTGCGGCTCGCCGCCCGCGGCGGCGGCTCGCTCGTCGCCTCGGTCTGCACCAACGATCCCGCCGTGGCCCAGCAGCTGGTCACCGGGATCGCCGCCCACCACGGCCGCGTGCTCATGCTCAACCGCGAGGACGCCCGCAGCTCCACCGGCCACGGTTCCCCCGTCCCGCACCTGGTCCACGGCGGTCCGGGCCGCGCCGGGGGCGGCGAAGAGCTGGGCGGCATCCGCTCGGTGATGCACCACATGCAGCGCACCGCCATCCAGGGCTCGCCCAACATGCTGACCGCCGTCACCGGCGTCTGGCACACCGGGGCGGACCGCAACTTCACGCTCGAGACCGAGGGGCAGCACCCGTTCCGGAAGTCCCTGGCCACGCTGCACATCGGCGACGCCGTCCGGTCCGACCTCCGCGAAGTGACCCTGGACGAGATCACCAAGTTCGCCAACTCCACCGGCGACACCTTCTATGCGCACACGAACCAGGAGGCTGCGGAGGCCAACCCGTTCTTCCCCGGCATCGTGGCGCACGGCTACCTTCTCCTGGCCTGGGGCGCCGGCCTGTTCGTGGAGCCCGCGCCGGGCCCTGTCCTGGCCAACTACGGCCTGGAGAACCTGCGCTTCATCACCCCGGTGGCCGCCGGGGACTCTATCCGGGTCACCCTGACGGCCAAGAAGATCACCCCGCGCGAGACCGACGAATACGGCGAGGTCGCCTGGGATGCCGTCCTGACCAACCAGCACGACGACATCGTGGCCACCTACGACGTCCTGACCCTCGTCGAGAAGTAG
- a CDS encoding tyrosine-protein phosphatase, which produces MDGRGAAAWEGAVNAWHVAGDVYRMGRREWLTEAGWRQAYSDGIRTVVDLRNPAEIRRRETDPAVPEAALAGFDVVLAPTEDPDNGEFRALCVPYLNDPASYADNARLFPDLLAGVFKAVAAADGGVVIHCSAGRDRSGMVAAMLQDLAGHSDEEIVGGYQRSMRGINEHHRRSAVPHPHERFLPDDALAPLLESRGESLLRFVREVKTEKFLRHNGITDRELTAILAKLGR; this is translated from the coding sequence ATGGACGGCAGGGGTGCGGCGGCCTGGGAGGGTGCCGTCAATGCATGGCATGTGGCCGGGGACGTGTACCGCATGGGCCGCCGGGAATGGCTGACCGAGGCCGGCTGGCGGCAGGCCTACAGCGACGGCATCCGGACGGTCGTCGACCTCCGGAACCCAGCCGAGATCCGGCGCCGGGAGACCGACCCCGCGGTGCCGGAGGCAGCCCTGGCGGGCTTCGACGTCGTGCTTGCGCCTACCGAAGACCCGGACAACGGCGAATTCCGGGCCCTCTGTGTGCCGTACCTGAACGACCCTGCCTCCTACGCCGACAACGCCAGGCTGTTCCCGGACCTGCTGGCCGGGGTCTTCAAAGCGGTGGCCGCCGCCGACGGCGGGGTGGTCATCCACTGCTCTGCCGGGCGGGACCGGAGCGGCATGGTCGCCGCCATGCTGCAGGACCTCGCCGGGCACAGCGACGAGGAAATCGTGGGCGGCTACCAGCGTTCCATGCGGGGCATCAACGAGCACCACCGGCGCTCCGCCGTCCCGCATCCGCACGAACGGTTCCTGCCCGACGACGCACTGGCACCCCTGCTGGAATCCCGCGGCGAGAGCCTGCTGAGGTTCGTGCGTGAGGTTAAGACCGAAAAATTCTTACGCCACAATGGCATAACGGACCGGGAGTTGACGGCTATCCTGGCCAAATTGGGACGCTAG
- a CDS encoding VOC family protein translates to MSLVLNKATTVLPVDDAERARHFYADTLGLPHRGVADDGSEMFGSEGGPMLQLMPVKDGKHSEHTALSFEVSEIERTVREMEAKGVMFQDYDLPDLKTENHICTTDSEKCAWFMDSEHNVLCVHENITTMADYQL, encoded by the coding sequence ATGTCCCTAGTACTCAACAAAGCCACAACGGTCCTGCCAGTCGATGACGCAGAGCGTGCCCGGCATTTCTACGCGGACACCTTGGGGCTCCCGCACCGCGGCGTGGCAGATGACGGAAGCGAAATGTTCGGCTCAGAGGGCGGCCCGATGCTGCAACTGATGCCAGTCAAGGACGGGAAGCATTCAGAGCACACCGCCTTGAGTTTTGAAGTCAGCGAGATCGAACGCACGGTCCGCGAGATGGAAGCCAAGGGCGTCATGTTCCAGGACTACGATCTCCCCGATCTCAAAACCGAGAACCACATTTGTACGACGGATTCGGAGAAGTGCGCCTGGTTCATGGACTCCGAACACAACGTTCTCTGCGTGCACGAGAACATCACCACGATGGCGGACTACCAGCTTTAA
- a CDS encoding TetR/AcrR family transcriptional regulator, which produces MPSTAPTTKRGRPGYDQQSVLLIAVDVFNRHGYDATSMGILAENLGISKSAIYHHVPSKGDLLKLALDHALGGLEAILDRPEAQTGSAEARLEFVVRETISVLVERLPFVTLLLRLRGNTEIERDALERRRTFDHKVAALISAARDEGSLRQDIDPRTVTRLLFGTINSIVEWYKPGGSLSPEKLADDVITMAFHGLHAPR; this is translated from the coding sequence ATGCCCAGCACAGCACCCACCACCAAGCGCGGCCGCCCCGGCTATGACCAGCAGTCGGTCCTGCTGATCGCCGTCGACGTCTTCAACCGCCACGGCTACGACGCCACCTCCATGGGCATCCTCGCCGAGAACCTGGGCATCTCGAAGTCCGCGATTTACCACCACGTGCCGTCCAAGGGCGATCTGCTCAAGCTGGCCCTCGACCACGCGCTCGGCGGCCTCGAGGCCATCCTGGACCGGCCCGAAGCGCAGACCGGATCCGCCGAGGCCCGGCTGGAGTTCGTGGTCCGCGAGACCATCTCGGTCCTGGTGGAGCGGCTGCCGTTCGTCACCCTGCTGCTGCGGCTGCGCGGCAACACCGAGATCGAGCGGGACGCGCTGGAACGCCGCCGCACCTTCGACCACAAGGTGGCGGCCCTGATTTCGGCCGCCCGCGACGAAGGTTCGCTGCGCCAGGACATCGATCCGCGCACCGTCACCCGCCTGCTGTTCGGCACGATCAACTCGATCGTGGAATGGTACAAGCCCGGCGGCTCACTGTCCCCGGAAAAGCTGGCCGACGACGTCATCACCATGGCCTTCCACGGCCTCCACGCACCCCGCTAA
- the paaK gene encoding phenylacetate--CoA ligase PaaK, whose product MTQETAAATTDAVLDREETISRDELEALQLSRLQHTVAYAYDRVPLYKRKFDAAGVHPTDLRELSDLGKFPFTTKEDLRLEYPFGMFAVPQNQVARIHASSGTTGRATVVGYTKKDLADWAKLVARSLRASGVRPGMKVHNAYGYGLFTGGMGAHAGAEALGCTVIPISGGQTERQITLIQDFQPDAILATPTYLLTIADAMIKQGIDPASTSLKYAVLGAEPWTEEMRHELEVTMNIKACDIYGLSEVMGPGVAGEAVETQDGSHIWEDHFRPEIIDAFDPSVVLADGEPGELVFTSLTKEALPIIRYRTKDLTRLLPGTARPAHRRMGRITGRSDDMIILRGVNLFPSQIEEIALRIPELSPHFQLELTRPEGQRMDQMTVKIERRDAVTIESGTAAAKVLQQQIKIHVGSSCTVDVVEPGSLERSNGKLRRIYDMRPKG is encoded by the coding sequence ATGACCCAAGAAACCGCCGCCGCCACCACCGATGCTGTCCTGGACCGCGAGGAAACCATTTCCCGCGACGAGCTCGAGGCCCTCCAGCTCAGCCGCCTGCAGCACACCGTGGCCTACGCCTACGACCGTGTTCCCCTGTACAAGCGCAAGTTCGACGCCGCCGGCGTCCACCCGACCGACCTGCGCGAGCTCTCCGACCTCGGCAAGTTCCCGTTCACCACCAAGGAAGACCTCCGCCTTGAGTACCCCTTCGGCATGTTCGCCGTGCCGCAGAACCAGGTGGCCCGGATCCACGCCAGCTCCGGCACCACGGGCCGCGCCACCGTGGTGGGCTACACGAAGAAGGACCTCGCGGACTGGGCCAAGCTCGTGGCCCGCTCCCTGCGCGCCTCCGGCGTCCGGCCCGGCATGAAGGTCCACAACGCGTACGGCTACGGCCTGTTCACCGGCGGCATGGGCGCCCACGCCGGCGCCGAGGCCCTCGGCTGCACCGTCATCCCGATCTCCGGCGGCCAGACCGAACGCCAGATCACGCTCATCCAGGACTTCCAGCCCGACGCCATCCTGGCCACCCCCACCTACCTGCTGACCATTGCCGACGCCATGATCAAGCAGGGCATCGACCCCGCCTCCACGTCGCTGAAGTACGCGGTGCTGGGCGCGGAGCCGTGGACCGAGGAGATGCGGCACGAGCTCGAGGTGACCATGAACATCAAGGCCTGCGACATCTACGGCCTGTCCGAGGTCATGGGCCCCGGCGTCGCCGGCGAGGCCGTGGAGACGCAGGACGGCAGCCACATCTGGGAGGACCACTTCCGGCCCGAGATCATCGACGCCTTCGACCCCTCGGTGGTCCTGGCCGACGGCGAGCCCGGCGAGCTGGTCTTCACGTCGCTGACCAAGGAGGCGCTGCCGATCATCCGGTACCGCACCAAGGACCTCACCCGGCTGCTGCCCGGCACCGCACGGCCGGCGCACCGCCGCATGGGCCGCATCACCGGCCGCAGCGACGATATGATCATCCTGCGCGGCGTGAACCTGTTCCCGTCGCAGATCGAGGAAATCGCCCTGCGCATCCCGGAGCTCAGCCCGCACTTCCAGCTCGAACTGACCCGGCCCGAGGGCCAGCGGATGGACCAGATGACGGTCAAGATCGAGCGCCGCGACGCCGTCACGATCGAGAGCGGCACGGCCGCCGCCAAGGTCCTGCAGCAGCAGATCAAGATCCACGTCGGCTCCTCCTGCACGGTCGACGTCGTCGAGCCCGGCTCGCTGGAGCGGTCCAACGGCAAGCTCCGCCGGATCTACGACATGCGCCCCAAGGGCTGA
- a CDS encoding PaaI family thioesterase: MTPETGSTELWKITLGELDEKMGVKILEESVDRVVATMPVEGNRQSFGLLHGGASLAVGEAVGSWAAVIHASTLGKTAVGVDVSATHHKSAREGTITITATPIHLGGTLTTHEVLITNEAGQRLCTLRITNLLLDRKP, translated from the coding sequence ATGACGCCCGAGACCGGCAGCACCGAGTTGTGGAAGATCACCCTCGGGGAACTCGACGAGAAAATGGGCGTGAAGATCCTTGAGGAGTCCGTGGACCGGGTCGTGGCGACCATGCCGGTGGAAGGCAACCGGCAGTCCTTCGGGCTCCTGCACGGCGGCGCGTCCCTGGCCGTGGGCGAGGCCGTGGGCTCCTGGGCCGCCGTCATCCATGCCAGCACCCTGGGCAAGACGGCGGTGGGCGTGGACGTCTCGGCCACCCACCACAAGTCGGCCCGGGAGGGGACCATCACCATCACGGCGACCCCGATCCACCTCGGCGGCACCCTGACCACCCATGAAGTGCTGATCACCAACGAGGCCGGCCAGCGGCTCTGCACGCTGCGGATCACCAACCTGCTGCTGGACCGCAAGCCCTGA
- a CDS encoding S1 family peptidase, whose amino-acid sequence MKTPKSQLMVRAATALALAGTLIAGSASAVPALAETGSATPESPAATGAAPTAAASPTSMPAEPTAPISSAGLAEAVQRDLGMSMAEFDAAGALARRAADAVPSLRSLPGYVGIRLDAGKITVEGTGGQLRARVDQLNAEAEGQTVFTLAAPATVSPDAPAAPAAPAAPTAPAAAAAPAAELLASSTQQLFEAYVREVGAAGLQAVTYTDGHFVIRTGGTNTAESRPAVTEPRTGQDAQPFALPGAQAKLSAAEFVARYANVALVQGARISTEEDFFGGQGYIIDGRTVCSAGFGAFSPVGEPLVLTAGHCAADGTAKQTEIEQPAGAPAAGGTGSGTAAGTLGTFGFSQFGGQGNSKVAADGTNVGTDIAVLQNIRKGLDLQPAVTRWDNPADPGPTSVKIVGTVAPFQGQPVCRSGRTLGWSCGTVDSVGTWVIAGPNSLPPDYNNDLRALNGFDSTTVKSRPGDSGGPWISGNFAVGTHTGAESDAGVQTRAIATTLEDAAGKIPGGVQLQLFLNKPTLTAAAGGTVAAGEPVTGHVAAGPASVVAPNSKVRITAQNQQAGQEAAQPLEVPVDASGNWQFPAPSSGGTFKFTAETVNGFSRSGAAALSVDVSGLAAPAITAPEGGQAGGAALAAIAAIEGAGEAGRTVRLSGGFTGTGVVGADGRWSIDVAGQHVFGKVTVTAVQTAPGQPDSPPATRTFLVMPPAPVVQGIRDGQHFREDALPAGISGTGVDGATVTVSVDGAAAGSAQAGDGGRWSIPFPSGLATGAHSLAVTQAVDGVASRPAAAEFSIDAAAASGTSGGPTDTTDTTDAGPPVPNQPAVNQPAVKQPAVNQPAAVTPANPAQVPVRPSDTSVTVGGGAAPGNANQLASTGAGGLLYAAGIGAGALLLGAAFLIFARRRTVR is encoded by the coding sequence GTGAAGACCCCGAAGTCCCAGCTCATGGTTCGTGCCGCCACGGCCCTCGCACTTGCCGGCACCCTGATCGCCGGCTCTGCGTCCGCCGTGCCCGCCCTGGCCGAAACAGGATCAGCCACGCCGGAATCCCCGGCCGCGACGGGCGCGGCGCCGACGGCGGCCGCTTCGCCTACGTCGATGCCGGCTGAGCCGACGGCGCCCATCAGCAGCGCCGGCCTCGCCGAGGCTGTCCAACGGGACCTCGGCATGAGCATGGCGGAATTTGACGCCGCCGGTGCGCTGGCACGGCGGGCCGCCGACGCCGTCCCCTCCCTGCGGTCGCTCCCCGGTTATGTGGGGATCAGGCTCGACGCCGGCAAGATCACCGTTGAAGGTACCGGCGGCCAGCTCCGGGCGCGCGTGGATCAACTAAACGCGGAGGCGGAGGGGCAGACGGTGTTCACCCTCGCGGCCCCCGCCACCGTGAGCCCTGACGCCCCGGCAGCCCCCGCCGCCCCGGCAGCCCCCACCGCCCCGGCGGCTGCGGCCGCGCCGGCTGCGGAGCTTCTGGCATCCAGCACCCAGCAGTTGTTCGAGGCCTATGTCCGCGAGGTCGGCGCCGCCGGCCTGCAGGCCGTGACCTACACCGACGGCCACTTCGTCATCCGCACCGGCGGGACCAACACCGCTGAATCCCGCCCCGCCGTGACGGAGCCCCGGACGGGCCAGGACGCGCAGCCCTTCGCGCTGCCCGGCGCGCAGGCCAAACTTTCCGCCGCGGAGTTCGTGGCCCGGTACGCCAATGTGGCGCTTGTGCAGGGCGCCCGGATCAGCACCGAGGAAGACTTCTTCGGCGGCCAGGGCTACATCATCGACGGCCGGACCGTGTGCTCAGCCGGGTTCGGCGCGTTCAGCCCCGTCGGGGAACCGCTGGTCCTCACCGCGGGACACTGCGCGGCCGACGGCACCGCGAAGCAAACCGAGATCGAACAGCCCGCGGGAGCGCCGGCCGCGGGCGGCACCGGGTCCGGAACGGCCGCCGGAACCTTGGGCACGTTCGGATTCAGCCAGTTCGGCGGGCAGGGCAACTCAAAAGTGGCCGCCGACGGAACGAACGTCGGCACGGACATCGCCGTCCTCCAGAACATCAGGAAGGGACTGGACCTCCAGCCCGCCGTTACCCGGTGGGACAACCCGGCCGATCCCGGACCGACGTCGGTGAAGATCGTGGGCACCGTGGCGCCATTCCAGGGCCAGCCTGTCTGCCGGTCCGGCCGGACCCTCGGATGGTCCTGCGGGACCGTGGACTCGGTCGGAACCTGGGTGATCGCCGGGCCCAACTCGCTGCCGCCGGACTACAACAATGATCTCCGGGCACTGAACGGCTTCGACTCCACCACCGTCAAGTCCCGCCCGGGTGATTCCGGCGGCCCGTGGATCAGCGGCAACTTCGCCGTGGGCACCCACACCGGGGCCGAAAGCGACGCCGGCGTCCAGACACGGGCCATCGCGACCACCCTTGAGGACGCCGCGGGCAAAATCCCCGGCGGCGTCCAGCTGCAGCTGTTCCTGAACAAGCCGACGCTTACCGCGGCCGCCGGCGGAACCGTCGCCGCCGGTGAACCCGTCACGGGGCACGTGGCGGCCGGGCCGGCCTCCGTGGTCGCCCCGAACTCGAAGGTCCGCATCACCGCCCAAAACCAGCAGGCGGGCCAGGAAGCCGCCCAACCGCTGGAGGTTCCGGTGGACGCGTCCGGAAACTGGCAGTTCCCGGCCCCGTCGTCGGGCGGGACCTTCAAGTTCACGGCCGAAACAGTGAACGGCTTCAGCCGGTCCGGGGCGGCCGCCCTGTCCGTGGACGTGTCCGGCCTCGCCGCGCCGGCCATTACGGCGCCCGAGGGCGGCCAGGCGGGCGGCGCGGCGCTGGCGGCCATTGCCGCGATCGAGGGCGCCGGGGAAGCCGGCCGGACGGTGCGGCTCTCCGGCGGGTTCACCGGGACCGGCGTGGTCGGTGCCGACGGCCGGTGGAGCATCGATGTCGCCGGCCAGCACGTCTTCGGAAAAGTGACGGTCACGGCGGTGCAGACGGCGCCGGGCCAGCCGGACAGCCCCCCGGCAACCCGAACGTTCCTCGTCATGCCGCCGGCCCCCGTGGTGCAGGGCATCCGGGACGGCCAACACTTCCGCGAGGATGCCCTGCCCGCGGGCATCTCCGGCACGGGCGTTGACGGTGCCACGGTGACCGTGTCCGTGGACGGAGCAGCTGCCGGGTCCGCACAGGCCGGCGACGGCGGCCGGTGGAGCATCCCGTTCCCTTCCGGCCTGGCAACCGGGGCGCATTCGCTGGCGGTTACGCAGGCCGTCGACGGCGTCGCATCGCGTCCTGCTGCCGCGGAATTCAGCATCGACGCGGCAGCTGCCTCCGGGACCTCGGGCGGGCCAACCGACACTACCGACACAACCGACGCCGGCCCGCCCGTCCCGAACCAGCCGGCAGTCAACCAGCCCGCAGTCAAGCAGCCGGCAGTCAACCAGCCGGCGGCCGTTACGCCGGCCAACCCGGCGCAGGTTCCTGTCCGGCCGTCGGACACATCCGTCACGGTGGGCGGCGGTGCAGCGCCGGGCAACGCCAACCAGTTGGCCAGCACGGGCGCCGGCGGGCTGCTGTACGCCGCCGGCATCGGGGCGGGGGCGCTCCTGCTCGGCGCGGCCTTCCTGATCTTCGCCCGGCGCCGGACGGTGCGCTAG
- a CDS encoding DUF427 domain-containing protein codes for MATRVSRVLMETFPQLRYEPTAKRVRASLGRDAVVDTQNAYLLWEPRRITPVFAVPEQDLAARLASPAPRTAAVEEHPFALRQGAAPTSLDLTTGFGRHTAAGEEFDVVTASASASRAAFRPDDPDLAGYVVLDFAAFDWREDDEEIIGHPRDPFHRVDIRASSAAVEVALDGVRLAATNGAQLLYETMLPVRYYIPPADVRLDLLQESPKRTVCPYKGRAGYWSYPGSGQGSNIAWSYDRRFRDAAQIHGLISFFNERVDLTVNGVLQPRPVTPWSRPGGA; via the coding sequence ATGGCCACCAGAGTATCCAGGGTTCTCATGGAAACCTTCCCCCAACTCCGATACGAACCCACCGCCAAAAGGGTGCGCGCGAGCCTCGGCCGGGACGCCGTCGTCGACACACAGAACGCCTACCTGCTGTGGGAACCTCGGCGGATCACCCCGGTTTTTGCCGTACCGGAACAGGACCTCGCGGCCCGGCTCGCCTCCCCCGCCCCGCGGACGGCCGCTGTCGAGGAGCACCCCTTCGCGCTTAGGCAGGGGGCGGCCCCGACCTCGCTGGATCTCACCACCGGGTTTGGCAGGCACACCGCCGCCGGTGAGGAGTTCGACGTCGTCACCGCTTCGGCCAGTGCGTCCCGGGCGGCCTTCCGGCCCGACGACCCGGACCTGGCCGGCTACGTAGTGCTTGATTTCGCCGCTTTCGACTGGCGTGAGGACGACGAAGAGATCATCGGCCACCCGCGGGATCCGTTCCACCGGGTGGACATCCGTGCCTCGTCCGCGGCGGTGGAGGTCGCGCTCGACGGCGTGAGGCTGGCCGCGACGAACGGCGCCCAGCTGCTTTACGAGACGATGCTCCCGGTCCGGTACTACATCCCGCCGGCGGACGTGCGGCTGGATCTCCTGCAGGAGAGCCCGAAGCGGACCGTGTGCCCGTATAAGGGCCGGGCCGGTTACTGGAGCTACCCGGGGTCGGGGCAGGGCAGCAACATCGCGTGGAGCTACGACCGGCGGTTCCGCGATGCCGCCCAGATCCACGGCCTCATCAGTTTCTTCAATGAACGGGTCGACCTGACAGTCAACGGCGTGCTCCAGCCCCGTCCGGTGACGCCGTGGTCACGCCCGGGCGGAGCCTGA